A genomic stretch from Candidatus Neomarinimicrobiota bacterium includes:
- a CDS encoding endonuclease/exonuclease/phosphatase family protein → MDGKFSDWEGIAFVHNDVVGDVAEGSIDFGGIKITNDLKYIYLYIELNQDVNLQSSLNTDLYIDTDFDESTGLSIGGIGAELKWNFAAKTGMFYTDSDSVSVTQSNVDLFTFPTVSSDTFEIAFGLDVKPDNVNELFPTSQIRFILADIDSGDVAPDFEGGIGYQMEQVIDEMTAPLGIQKTDSTHLRFLTWNVRRDDLFNPDLYGEYNRVLNAIKPDIISFQEIYDHNSDEIHDLMETILPSNAGESWFTQIDQNDIALASRYEITGSWLPNSGNRAFLVNLSPTYVKDILIIGAHPPCCANDAERQNEMDGIMAFLRDARLRNGEVQLEENTPVILAGDLNLVGDKRQLETLLTGNILDNSTWGTDFNPDWDNSALADAIPVHTNLTHTFTWQNENSPFSPGRLDYIIYTDSVLKMEKTFVLRTEEMKSDTLSLYGLMLDDTRFASDHLPVVADFSLELASVTEVIDSPLNRPGSFILNQNYPNPFNPFTTMEFELQQSGFTNLAVYNIQGQKVATLIQGYINKGIHSVTWNAAGSASGVYFSILTSGEQTEIRKMLLLK, encoded by the coding sequence ATGGATGGCAAATTTTCAGATTGGGAGGGAATCGCCTTTGTGCATAATGATGTTGTAGGCGATGTCGCAGAAGGAAGTATTGATTTTGGCGGAATAAAGATAACCAATGATTTGAAATATATATATCTCTATATTGAACTTAATCAGGACGTAAACTTACAATCATCTCTAAATACCGATCTATATATAGACACTGACTTTGACGAATCAACCGGCTTGAGTATTGGCGGTATCGGCGCAGAGTTGAAATGGAATTTCGCAGCGAAGACCGGGATGTTTTATACCGATAGCGATAGTGTTTCTGTAACTCAATCGAATGTTGACCTATTTACGTTTCCGACGGTGAGCTCTGATACTTTCGAAATTGCATTTGGTTTGGATGTTAAACCGGATAATGTGAATGAACTTTTTCCAACATCGCAAATACGATTTATTCTTGCGGATATTGATAGCGGAGATGTTGCTCCGGATTTTGAAGGGGGTATCGGTTATCAGATGGAGCAGGTTATTGATGAAATGACAGCTCCTTTAGGGATACAAAAAACGGATTCAACTCATCTTAGGTTTCTCACATGGAATGTAAGGAGGGATGATCTGTTTAATCCTGATTTGTACGGTGAATATAATCGTGTCCTGAACGCAATAAAACCGGATATAATCTCATTTCAGGAGATATACGATCATAATTCTGATGAAATACATGATCTGATGGAAACCATTTTGCCCTCCAATGCGGGAGAAAGTTGGTTTACACAAATTGACCAAAATGATATCGCGTTGGCGAGCAGGTACGAAATCACCGGTAGCTGGTTGCCTAACAGTGGCAACAGAGCGTTCCTTGTAAATTTGTCTCCAACGTATGTGAAAGACATTCTTATTATCGGAGCTCACCCTCCTTGCTGCGCGAATGATGCGGAAAGGCAAAATGAAATGGACGGAATCATGGCGTTTCTAAGGGACGCTCGGCTGCGGAATGGAGAGGTTCAATTAGAAGAAAACACTCCGGTAATATTAGCGGGAGATCTAAATTTAGTAGGGGATAAGAGGCAACTTGAAACGCTGCTGACGGGAAATATATTAGACAACTCTACTTGGGGAACAGATTTTAATCCTGATTGGGACAACAGCGCGCTCGCAGACGCTATTCCTGTCCATACGAATCTTACTCATACTTTTACCTGGCAAAATGAAAATAGCCCGTTCAGCCCCGGTAGATTGGATTATATTATCTACACTGATAGTGTCCTCAAGATGGAAAAAACCTTTGTTCTCCGGACGGAAGAGATGAAATCTGATACCCTCAGTTTATATGGACTAATGTTGGATGACACTCGTTTTGCGTCCGACCATCTGCCTGTAGTGGCTGACTTCAGTCTTGAACTTGCAAGTGTAACAGAAGTTATAGATTCTCCACTGAATAGACCCGGGAGTTTCATATTAAATCAGAATTATCCGAACCCGTTTAATCCATTCACTACGATGGAATTTGAATTACAACAAAGTGGTTTTACGAATTTAGCTGTTTATAATATCCAAGGTCAAAAAGTTGCGACTCTAATTCAGGGGTATATTAATAAAGGTATTCACTCCGTTACCTGGAATGCCGCAGGCT
- a CDS encoding tetratricopeptide repeat protein, whose product MLKDIFFTILFMSVLIPSILSGQSEDSLQTEAVSISISDNKVSAMLDSLRNELTSIYVQREDSLNVSNKMKLDSLQKSLTDQFKISQDSLRAAVSAELTTEFEKKSEELKSSYIAEAASSRTSDNPTADNYYTFLTSFAKMKDKELFDDIIYELNNFTKLYWSGRHTEDIQLLLANLYQGKKMQYESIASYIKFIYLYPSSAKGDNARSSLVSLISGKVNKKIKQKRDQLTRIAALPLQEKSYQAKYFDYIQVLYNLELSKLDLWTLNEVRYFNSILPHDERQAQVALWAANLHVRLNNKKESATMALKVAISYPNSPLVPDALYLQATIQTEKLGKHHKAVTNFLAVVDKYPTHSIAPMSLFSAAKTQSEKNKRHSESVRTIQRFIDEYPDDENVVEVIFYAAKILRDKIKDPSKARTYYHLVVNKYPTNPRGAEALEAAGNVAEKKLKDISSAIRDYLAVSEKYPRDDRAIKLLLKAAELQQKKQKNLSAAVITLQKIVKNYPSYKDVKKVNKKISKLKEKISKG is encoded by the coding sequence ATGTTAAAAGATATATTTTTCACAATTCTTTTTATGAGTGTATTAATACCTTCAATTTTATCTGGTCAATCCGAAGACTCACTCCAAACCGAGGCAGTTTCAATTAGCATTTCGGACAATAAAGTATCAGCAATGCTTGATTCTCTCAGGAACGAATTGACCTCTATATATGTCCAACGTGAAGATTCTCTTAATGTTTCCAATAAAATGAAATTGGATTCCTTGCAAAAATCTTTAACAGATCAGTTTAAAATATCGCAGGACTCTCTCCGGGCAGCAGTCAGCGCTGAACTGACAACAGAATTTGAAAAAAAGAGTGAAGAATTGAAATCCTCCTATATTGCTGAAGCAGCTTCATCCCGAACGAGTGATAATCCTACAGCTGATAACTACTATACTTTTTTAACATCGTTTGCGAAAATGAAAGATAAGGAATTATTTGATGATATCATTTACGAGCTGAATAACTTCACAAAATTATACTGGTCAGGACGACATACGGAAGATATCCAATTATTGCTTGCCAATCTATACCAGGGTAAGAAGATGCAGTACGAGAGCATTGCATCATATATAAAATTTATTTACCTCTATCCCTCTTCCGCTAAAGGTGATAACGCCAGATCGAGTCTTGTATCTTTAATTTCCGGTAAAGTCAATAAGAAGATCAAGCAAAAGCGAGATCAATTAACCAGGATTGCCGCGCTCCCGTTGCAGGAAAAATCATATCAGGCAAAATACTTTGATTATATTCAGGTGTTATACAACCTTGAACTTTCTAAATTGGACTTATGGACACTGAATGAAGTAAGATATTTTAACAGTATTTTACCGCATGACGAAAGACAAGCTCAAGTTGCCCTCTGGGCGGCAAATCTTCATGTCCGATTAAATAACAAAAAAGAATCTGCCACTATGGCTTTAAAAGTAGCCATTAGCTATCCTAACAGTCCATTAGTCCCTGACGCGCTTTATCTTCAAGCTACTATTCAGACCGAGAAGCTTGGAAAACATCATAAAGCGGTAACAAATTTTCTAGCTGTGGTGGACAAATATCCGACCCATTCTATAGCCCCGATGTCTCTTTTTAGCGCAGCGAAAACACAATCAGAAAAAAACAAAAGGCATTCGGAATCTGTTAGGACAATCCAACGTTTTATTGATGAATATCCGGATGATGAAAATGTAGTTGAAGTTATCTTTTATGCCGCTAAAATATTAAGAGATAAAATTAAGGATCCGAGTAAAGCCCGAACCTATTACCACCTTGTAGTCAATAAGTATCCCACTAATCCAAGAGGCGCCGAAGCATTGGAAGCGGCCGGAAATGTAGCGGAAAAAAAGTTGAAAGACATAAGTTCGGCTATAAGAGATTATTTGGCTGTAAGTGAGAAATACCCTCGCGATGACAGAGCAATTAAATTATTATTAAAAGCCGCTGAATTGCAGCAGAAAAAACAGAAGAATCTTTCAGCAGCGGTTATTACGCTTCAGAAGATAGTTAAGAATTATCCTTCCTACAAAGACGTTAAAAAGGTTAATAAAAAGATATCGAAACTCAAAGAAAAAATTAGCAAGGGTTGA